ATGAACTCGGCCAATTTCCGTGAGTTGGCCGCCCGTCTTAACTGCTCGAACGATGATTTCATCCGCACCACCGAGCCGCGCCACGTCGCCTCGGTGCAGGCGTTGTGGACCAAGCTGGTGCAATCCGGCGACATCTATCTGGGCCATTACGAAGGCTGGTATTCGGTTCGCGATGAAGCCTTCTATGGCGAGGACGAGCTTGTCGCCGGCCCGAATGGCGGCAAGCTGGCCCCCACCGGCGCGCCGGTGGAATGGGTGAAGGAGCCCAGCTATTTCTTCCGCCTGTCGGCGTGGCAGGACAAGCTGTTGCAATGGTACGAGGACAACCCGGATTGCGTTGCGCCGCAATCGCGTCGCAACGAGGTGATGAGCTTCGTCAAGGGTGGCCTGCAAGACCTGTCGGTGTCGCGCACCAGCTTCAAATGGGGCATTCCGGTCCCCGGTGATGCCGACCACGTCATGTATGTGTGGCTGGATGCCCTGACCAATTACATTACCGCCGTCGGCTATCCCAACCAGGACGGCGCATACGCCCGTTATTGGCCGGCCGATCTGCATATGGTCGGCAAGGATATCGTGCGTTTTCACGCCGTCTATTGGCCGGCCTTCCTGATGGCTGCCGGCATCAAGCCGGCCCATCGGGTGTTCGCCCATGGCTGGTGGACCAATGAAGGCCAGAAGATTTCCAAGTCGGTGGGCAATGTCATCGATCCCTTGGGCCTGATCGAGAAATACGGCCTGGATCAGGTGCGCTATTTCCTGCTGCGCGAAGTGCCCTTCGGCAATGACGGCGATTACA
This is a stretch of genomic DNA from Magnetospirillum gryphiswaldense MSR-1 v2. It encodes these proteins:
- the metG gene encoding methionine--tRNA ligase; translation: MSGSKKTFYVTTPIYYVNDKPHIGHAYTTLACDVLARFKRLDGYDVKFLTGTDEHGQKVEKSAEAAGISPQALADMNSANFRELAARLNCSNDDFIRTTEPRHVASVQALWTKLVQSGDIYLGHYEGWYSVRDEAFYGEDELVAGPNGGKLAPTGAPVEWVKEPSYFFRLSAWQDKLLQWYEDNPDCVAPQSRRNEVMSFVKGGLQDLSVSRTSFKWGIPVPGDADHVMYVWLDALTNYITAVGYPNQDGAYARYWPADLHMVGKDIVRFHAVYWPAFLMAAGIKPAHRVFAHGWWTNEGQKISKSVGNVIDPLGLIEKYGLDQVRYFLLREVPFGNDGDYSHRAMVMRMNSELANDYGNLAQRVLSMIGKNCGNAVPAHGAFNDDDREMLDAAHGLLHKLRDAMDRQLFHEGLEALWVVIRAANGYVDRQAPWALKKTDPARMGTVLWVLAETIRNLALLTQAFMPDSSAKLLDQLAVAADQRDLSQCGSHHALKPGTPLPVPQGVFPRFVEEQGAD